A single Mesomycoplasma ovipneumoniae DNA region contains:
- the rsmH gene encoding 16S rRNA (cytosine(1402)-N(4))-methyltransferase RsmH, whose amino-acid sequence MHIPVLLEEVILALEINPEGFYVDLTLGRGGHSKAILEKLTTGKLIVFDKDIQAIDETKSKLTAISQNVNFICSDFVNFDYHLEKLGIDYIDGFIVDLGVSSPQIDNPERGFSYSKDGNLDMRMDTSQSLDASWVLNQYSEEKLVQIFYKYGQVKFARQIAKAIIENRPLKTTFDLTKIVKKVIPALALSKKNFVKNVFQAVRIEVNNELESLQMLLKKLPKFLKHGSKVLIISFHSLEDRLVKDAFLNLVSKSKQDFFKKGDPEFSTKVFRPSPEEVLLNPRAKSAKLRVLIKNS is encoded by the coding sequence ATGCACATTCCAGTTTTGTTAGAAGAAGTTATCTTAGCTCTTGAAATTAATCCCGAAGGATTTTATGTTGATTTAACTTTAGGGCGTGGCGGACATTCCAAGGCGATTCTTGAAAAATTAACAACGGGAAAACTGATTGTTTTTGATAAAGATATCCAAGCCATAGACGAAACTAAATCTAAATTAACTGCAATTAGTCAAAATGTTAATTTTATTTGTTCAGATTTTGTAAATTTTGATTATCACTTAGAAAAATTGGGAATTGATTATATAGACGGGTTTATTGTTGATTTAGGTGTTTCTTCACCTCAAATTGATAATCCTGAGCGTGGCTTTTCTTACTCTAAAGATGGCAATTTAGATATGAGAATGGACACAAGTCAATCTCTTGATGCTTCTTGAGTTTTAAATCAATATTCTGAAGAAAAACTAGTTCAGATTTTTTACAAATACGGACAAGTAAAATTTGCACGGCAAATTGCAAAAGCAATCATTGAAAATAGACCTTTGAAAACCACTTTTGATCTTACTAAGATTGTCAAAAAAGTTATTCCAGCACTGGCGTTATCTAAAAAAAACTTTGTAAAAAATGTTTTCCAGGCTGTGCGAATTGAAGTAAATAACGAACTTGAATCTCTGCAAATGTTGTTAAAAAAGTTACCCAAATTCTTAAAGCACGGTTCAAAAGTTTTAATTATTAGCTTCCATTCGCTAGAGGATCGATTAGTAAAAGATGCATTTTTAAATTTAGTTAGCAAATCTAAGCAAGATTTTTTTAAAAAAGGCGATCCAGAATTCTCAACGAAAGTTTTTCGACCATCACCAGAAGAAGTTTTGCTAAATCCAAGAGCAAAATCGGCTAAATTACGAGTTTTAATTAAAAATTCATAA
- a CDS encoding cell division protein FtsZ — protein MERCSKIMLMGLGDFGSKIVQNINLDQASFPKFFINSRDEYSNFNFSDQNSLILSQSNFGYDWKKANQAVKDKSLEIQSILAGVKILFLIVGLGGSTGSGAVLEVAEIAQKMNIIIIVLATNPSENESKFRRETSFDVLQNLKKIVDSLILISPEEISLTFPSLMVENVLQLIVLTIQKKISILTKAICQQNALIHVNSSIIESILSNNNFVFVGYASETGPNRAIVATENAFKNHFVEFDLSSSEEMLITISANNSILQTEINDVLNTIRKNFKPDLKFSYGVYTNTKLDKEIEIGIIASQKKHSYESKKAAKLNLAFDNKFSIF, from the coding sequence ATGGAAAGATGTAGTAAAATTATGCTAATGGGATTAGGTGATTTTGGATCTAAAATTGTTCAAAACATCAATTTAGATCAAGCTAGCTTTCCAAAATTTTTTATAAATTCACGCGATGAATATTCTAATTTCAATTTTAGTGATCAAAATTCACTAATTCTTAGTCAATCAAATTTTGGATATGACTGAAAAAAAGCAAACCAAGCAGTAAAAGATAAAAGTTTAGAAATTCAATCAATTCTTGCTGGGGTCAAAATTCTCTTTTTGATTGTAGGATTAGGCGGATCAACTGGATCAGGAGCAGTTTTAGAAGTAGCTGAAATTGCTCAAAAAATGAATATAATTATAATAGTTTTAGCAACAAATCCTTCTGAAAATGAGTCAAAATTTAGACGAGAAACAAGTTTTGACGTGCTTCAAAATCTAAAAAAAATTGTTGATTCATTGATTTTAATTTCACCAGAAGAAATAAGTTTAACTTTTCCGAGTCTTATGGTTGAAAATGTTCTTCAATTAATAGTCCTAACTATTCAAAAGAAAATTTCAATTCTAACAAAAGCTATTTGTCAACAAAATGCATTAATTCATGTTAACAGTTCAATAATCGAGTCAATTTTATCCAATAATAACTTTGTTTTTGTCGGATATGCAAGCGAAACTGGTCCAAATAGGGCAATAGTTGCAACTGAAAATGCCTTTAAAAACCATTTTGTCGAATTTGATCTCTCATCCTCCGAGGAAATGTTAATTACAATTAGTGCTAATAATTCAATTTTACAAACCGAAATTAACGATGTTCTTAATACAATTAGAAAAAATTTCAAACCAGACTTAAAATTTTCTTATGGCGTGTATACAAACACAAAATTAGATAAAGAAATTGAAATTGGTATAATTGCAAGTCAAAAAAAGCATAGTTATGAAAGCAAAAAAGCAGCAAAATTAAATCTTGCCTTCGATAACAAATTTAGTATTTTCTAA
- a CDS encoding nicotinate phosphoribosyltransferase yields the protein MSKINKYISDYFLDSQKILAKFNPKNIVILQFFQRKDFAVIGGMDEVLNFLVDNTDYKKYKIRYLKDGTRVKKREIVLELEGPLHLFGHVEGIIDGILSRSTSIATNAYLCKKAANEKEIIFMADRSDHYLMHQIDGKAAKIGGISIFSNLAQSGKSATKNFGSMPHSLIQNFDGDLIKTSQAYRKIFPDQPLVALVDFNNNVIEESLAVLAEFGQDLAGVRVDTSSNIADQMFEDPKKDDFGINAKLIKKLREELDKNNGQHVKIIASSGLNPMKIRELEEQNAPVDLYGVGEYMLQIRNHFSADATVLNGKKLAKFGRFYRKNSKLITFEYEK from the coding sequence ATGTCAAAAATCAATAAATATATATCTGACTATTTTCTTGATAGTCAAAAAATACTTGCAAAATTTAATCCGAAAAATATTGTTATTTTACAGTTTTTCCAACGTAAGGATTTTGCCGTTATTGGCGGAATGGATGAAGTTTTAAATTTTTTAGTAGATAATACTGACTATAAAAAATATAAAATTCGTTATTTAAAAGATGGAACTCGTGTAAAAAAACGTGAAATAGTGCTTGAATTAGAGGGCCCTTTGCATCTTTTTGGTCATGTTGAAGGAATTATTGACGGAATTTTAAGCCGCTCAACTTCGATAGCAACTAATGCTTATTTATGCAAAAAAGCAGCAAATGAAAAAGAAATAATCTTTATGGCCGATCGTTCTGATCACTATTTGATGCATCAAATTGACGGAAAAGCAGCAAAAATAGGCGGTATTTCAATATTTAGCAATTTAGCTCAGTCAGGAAAAAGTGCTACTAAAAATTTTGGTTCAATGCCTCACTCTTTAATTCAGAATTTTGATGGCGATCTTATTAAAACCTCGCAAGCTTACCGTAAAATTTTCCCAGACCAACCCTTGGTAGCTTTGGTAGATTTTAACAACAATGTAATTGAAGAATCCTTAGCTGTTTTGGCTGAATTTGGACAAGATTTAGCCGGAGTCAGAGTTGATACTTCTTCAAATATTGCCGATCAAATGTTTGAAGATCCTAAAAAAGACGATTTTGGAATTAATGCAAAATTAATAAAAAAACTACGTGAAGAGCTAGATAAAAATAACGGTCAACACGTAAAAATTATCGCTTCATCAGGACTAAACCCTATGAAAATTAGAGAATTAGAAGAACAAAACGCCCCTGTTGACTTATACGGTGTTGGCGAGTATATGCTTCAAATTCGAAATCATTTTAGCGCTGATGCAACAGTACTAAATGGGAAAAAACTAGCTAAATTTGGTCGTTTTTATCGTAAAAATTCAAAATTAATAACTTTTGAATATGAAAAATAA
- a CDS encoding tRNA1(Val) (adenine(37)-N6)-methyltransferase produces the protein MKNNLELNNLGYNDDLKIWQDKTSFNYSVDTILLGNFITLTKKVKLALEIGTNNGALAIFVAHRKKDLIIDAIEINEKAINLAKKNVEINKKESQINLICADFNQFWVEHNKKQSRKYDLIFANPPYFKVGTKKIRNVSPEFKNAIYEFSLNLSQLILGASKIIQHKGRLSLVLPIERFIDVIEFLRQGRFEPKRVQFVMARVGSSPKFVLIESDFNAQWGTQFLHNLYLHPNNKNEHVYRKEIQKLYVARKVKNG, from the coding sequence ATGAAAAATAATCTTGAATTGAATAATTTGGGTTATAATGATGACCTTAAAATTTGACAAGACAAGACAAGCTTTAATTATTCAGTTGATACTATTTTGCTAGGAAATTTCATCACCTTAACTAAAAAAGTAAAACTAGCACTTGAAATAGGAACAAATAACGGTGCACTCGCAATTTTTGTTGCTCATCGAAAAAAAGACTTAATTATTGATGCAATTGAAATTAATGAAAAAGCCATTAATTTAGCTAAAAAAAACGTTGAAATCAATAAAAAAGAAAGTCAAATTAATTTAATTTGTGCTGATTTTAATCAGTTTTGAGTTGAACATAATAAAAAACAGTCACGAAAATACGACTTAATTTTTGCTAATCCTCCTTATTTTAAGGTCGGAACCAAAAAAATCCGCAATGTTAGTCCTGAGTTTAAAAATGCAATTTATGAATTTAGCCTTAATTTATCGCAATTAATTCTCGGGGCAAGCAAAATTATTCAACACAAAGGAAGACTATCACTAGTTTTACCAATCGAGAGATTTATTGATGTGATAGAATTTTTGCGTCAGGGTCGATTTGAGCCAAAGCGTGTTCAATTTGTAATGGCAAGAGTGGGATCTAGTCCCAAATTTGTTCTGATTGAATCAGATTTTAATGCTCAGTGAGGAACCCAATTCCTACATAATCTCTATTTACACCCTAATAATAAAAATGAACACGTTTATCGCAAAGAAATTCAGAAACTTTATGTAGCCCGAAAGGTTAAAAATGGCTAA